In Nocardia asteroides, a single genomic region encodes these proteins:
- the metE gene encoding 5-methyltetrahydropteroyltriglutamate--homocysteine S-methyltransferase, whose amino-acid sequence MVNVSDGFGSSVLGYPRIGAHRELKRALESYWRGSLTRDELITTGRDIQERQFAELAATGLTQVPGNTFSFYDHVLDNALLFGAVPRRFEQERKDLHPLDFYFLMARGRPDLPPLELVRWFGTNYHYRQPELDADTEFSLHPEYLLDEWDRAIARGIELRPVVLGPVSLLLLAKAGHVPGEPEFDTLSLLDRLLPFYEELFELLAKRGSTCVQLDEPCFTGERSPAELAAFEHAYQRLSKAPLRPRILVTGQYGNFGEALRILARSGVEAIGLDLATYRITPEELAAVPGIRRKRLYAGVISGLNVWRADRYVTLTYLQELAKVCPDLVVSTGTTLLHVPYDVLAEYDIEGNVADRLAFAKQKVGEVVSLARALTEGPSDKWRKRPTEVHFKQKHAVRQRVYAITPDMRVREPYAVRREAQQEALNLPPVPATTLGSFPQTARLRQARHDLGAGKISYEEYRKQVEAEIEATIRLQEDIGLDVLVHGEHERNDMIQYFAELLDGFATTRFGWVQVYGSRCVRPPIVYGDVSRPGPMSVEWTSYAQSLTDRPVKGMVTGPVTMLARSFVRQDQPLYETADQVALAIRDEVADLERAGIKIIQVDEPAIRELLPARPEGRPEYLRWAVAAFRLATSGIRPETQIHTHIGYSGRAEVVQAIEELDADVTAIISTRSIDWVIDALAEDYATGNGLSHGVGPGVYESRSARIPDIDELDEQLTAAAAAVGAERLWANPDGGLKTRHYWQLDPSLRNLVAAARRVRRRVLAERAEPVTAG is encoded by the coding sequence ATGGTCAACGTGTCCGATGGCTTCGGGTCGAGTGTCCTGGGCTACCCCAGGATCGGCGCCCACCGGGAACTCAAGCGGGCCCTGGAGTCGTACTGGCGGGGATCGCTCACCCGCGACGAGCTGATCACGACCGGCCGCGACATCCAGGAGCGGCAGTTCGCCGAGCTGGCCGCGACCGGGCTCACCCAGGTGCCGGGCAACACCTTCTCCTTCTACGACCACGTGCTGGACAACGCGCTGCTCTTCGGCGCGGTCCCGCGCCGCTTCGAGCAGGAGCGCAAAGACCTGCACCCGCTCGACTTCTACTTCCTGATGGCGCGCGGCAGGCCGGACCTGCCCCCGCTGGAGCTGGTCCGCTGGTTCGGCACCAACTACCACTACCGCCAGCCCGAGCTGGACGCCGACACCGAGTTCTCGCTGCACCCCGAGTACCTGCTCGACGAGTGGGACCGGGCGATCGCGCGCGGCATCGAGCTGCGCCCGGTGGTGCTCGGCCCGGTCTCGCTGCTGCTGCTCGCCAAGGCCGGGCACGTGCCCGGCGAGCCCGAATTCGACACGCTGAGCCTGCTCGACCGGCTGCTCCCGTTCTACGAGGAGCTCTTCGAGCTGCTGGCCAAGCGCGGCTCCACCTGCGTGCAGCTGGACGAGCCGTGCTTCACCGGCGAGCGCAGCCCCGCGGAGCTGGCCGCCTTCGAGCACGCCTACCAGCGGCTTTCCAAGGCGCCGCTGCGCCCGCGCATCCTGGTGACCGGGCAGTACGGCAACTTCGGCGAGGCGCTGCGGATCCTGGCGCGCTCCGGCGTCGAGGCCATCGGGCTCGACCTGGCCACCTACCGGATCACCCCCGAGGAGCTGGCCGCGGTGCCCGGCATCCGGCGCAAGCGGCTCTACGCGGGCGTGATCAGCGGGCTCAATGTCTGGCGTGCGGACCGCTACGTCACCCTGACGTATCTCCAGGAGCTGGCGAAGGTCTGCCCGGACCTGGTGGTCTCCACCGGGACGACGCTGCTGCACGTGCCCTACGACGTGCTCGCCGAGTACGACATCGAGGGCAATGTGGCCGACCGGCTCGCCTTCGCGAAGCAGAAGGTCGGCGAGGTCGTCTCGCTGGCCAGGGCGCTCACCGAGGGGCCGTCGGACAAGTGGCGCAAGCGCCCCACCGAGGTGCACTTCAAGCAGAAGCACGCGGTGCGCCAGCGGGTCTACGCCATCACCCCGGACATGCGCGTCCGCGAGCCGTACGCGGTGCGCCGCGAGGCCCAGCAGGAGGCGCTGAACCTCCCGCCGGTGCCCGCCACCACGCTCGGCTCCTTCCCGCAGACCGCCCGGCTGCGGCAGGCGCGGCACGACCTCGGCGCGGGCAAGATCTCCTACGAGGAGTACCGCAAGCAGGTCGAGGCCGAGATCGAGGCCACCATCCGGCTACAGGAAGACATCGGCCTGGACGTGCTCGTGCACGGCGAGCACGAGCGCAACGACATGATCCAGTACTTCGCCGAGCTGCTCGACGGCTTCGCGACCACCCGCTTCGGCTGGGTCCAGGTCTACGGCTCGCGCTGCGTGCGCCCGCCGATCGTCTACGGCGACGTCTCCCGGCCGGGGCCGATGTCGGTGGAGTGGACCAGCTACGCGCAGTCGCTCACCGACCGCCCGGTCAAGGGCATGGTGACCGGCCCGGTGACCATGCTCGCCCGCTCCTTCGTGCGCCAGGACCAGCCGCTCTACGAGACCGCCGACCAGGTCGCGCTCGCCATCCGCGACGAAGTCGCCGATCTGGAGCGCGCGGGCATCAAGATAATCCAGGTCGACGAGCCCGCCATCCGCGAGCTGCTCCCGGCCCGCCCCGAGGGCCGCCCCGAGTACCTGCGCTGGGCCGTCGCCGCCTTCCGCCTCGCCACCTCCGGCATCCGCCCGGAGACCCAGATCCACACGCACATCGGCTACTCCGGCCGCGCCGAGGTGGTGCAGGCGATCGAGGAGCTCGACGCCGACGTCACCGCCATCATCTCCACCCGCTCCATCGACTGGGTGATCGACGCCCTCGCCGAGGACTACGCCACCGGCAACGGCCTCAGCCACGGCGTCGGCCCCGGCGTCTACGAGAGCCGCTCCGCCCGCATCCCGGACATCGACGAGCTCGACGAGCAGCTCACCGCCGCCGCCGCTGCCGTCGGCGCGGAGCGGCTCTGGGCCAATCCGGACGGCGGGCTGAAGACCAGGCACTACTGGCAGCTCGACCCCTCGCTGCGCAACCTGGTCGCCGCGGCGCGGCGGGTGCGGCGGCGGGTGCTCGCCGAGCGGGCGGAGCCGGTCACGGCGGGCTGA
- a CDS encoding 3-hydroxybutyryl-CoA dehydrogenase, producing MSSSEKIQRVGIIGAGQMGAGIAEVCARAHVDVLVYEQTRELAAAGRARILRSLDRGVSSGKITEREREQTAWRLRFTSDLGDFADRQLVVEAVLEDEQVKTAIFADLDKVVTDPDAVLASNTSSIPIMKIAVATANPERVVGMHFFNPVPVLPLVELVTTLKTSPPVTARAEAFAADVLGKQVVRSSDRSGFVVNALLVPYLLSSIRMVESGFATKEDVDKAMVLGCAHPMGPLALTDLVGLDTVKSIADSMYAEFKEPLYSAPPLLMRMVEAGLLGKKTGAGFYQY from the coding sequence GTGAGCAGCAGCGAGAAGATCCAACGCGTGGGTATTATCGGCGCCGGCCAGATGGGTGCTGGTATCGCCGAGGTGTGCGCGCGGGCGCACGTCGATGTCCTGGTGTACGAGCAGACCAGGGAGCTGGCCGCCGCCGGTCGCGCGCGCATCCTGCGCTCGCTGGATCGCGGCGTGAGCAGCGGCAAGATCACCGAGCGGGAGCGCGAGCAGACCGCGTGGCGGCTGCGCTTCACCTCCGACCTCGGCGACTTCGCCGACCGCCAGCTCGTGGTCGAGGCGGTCCTGGAGGACGAGCAGGTCAAGACCGCCATCTTCGCCGACCTGGACAAGGTCGTCACCGACCCGGACGCGGTGCTCGCCTCCAACACCTCGTCCATCCCGATCATGAAGATCGCCGTCGCCACCGCCAACCCCGAGCGCGTCGTCGGCATGCACTTCTTCAACCCGGTCCCGGTGTTGCCGCTGGTCGAGCTGGTGACCACGCTCAAGACCAGCCCGCCGGTGACCGCCCGCGCCGAGGCGTTCGCCGCCGACGTGCTCGGCAAGCAGGTGGTGCGCTCGTCGGACCGCTCCGGCTTCGTCGTCAACGCGCTGCTCGTCCCGTACCTGCTCTCCTCGATCCGCATGGTGGAGTCCGGTTTCGCCACCAAGGAGGATGTGGACAAGGCCATGGTGCTCGGCTGTGCCCACCCGATGGGGCCGCTCGCCCTGACCGATCTGGTCGGGCTCGACACCGTGAAGTCGATCGCCGATTCGATGTACGCCGAGTTCAAGGAGCCGCTGTACAGCGCCCCGCCGCTGCTGATGCGTATGGTCGAGGCGGGTCTGCTCGGGAAAAAGACCGGCGCGGGCTTCTACCAGTACTGA